One part of the Lotus japonicus ecotype B-129 chromosome 2, LjGifu_v1.2 genome encodes these proteins:
- the LOC130738924 gene encoding ATP-dependent Clp protease adapter protein CLPS1, chloroplastic-like, which yields MEAALCSSLALSPHQVFNAANHGDKMFAFKYGKDRSVVMTVAATGAGKGGGLLERPTIETTSPGRESEFDLRKLRKTSPPYRVLLHNDNYNKREYVVQVLMKVIPGMTVDNAVNIMQEAHINGMAVVIICAQVDAEDHCMQLRGNGLLSSIEPADGGC from the exons ATGGAAGCTGCATTATGCAGTTCACTTGCTCTTTCACCCCACCAAGTTTTCAATGCAGCGAATCATG GGGATAAAATGTTTGCTTTCAAATATGGCAAAGATCGGAGTGTTGTAATGACAGTGGCAGCCACTGGAGCAGGGAAAGGTGGAGGGTTGTTGGAGAGGCCAACCATAGAGACAACATCACCTGGTCGGGAATCTGAATTTGACTTAAG GAAATTGCGAAAAACATCCCCACCTTACCGAGTATTGCTGCACAATGACAACTACAACAAGCGTGAATATGTGGTGCAAGTGCTGATGAAGGTGATACCAGGAATGACAGTTGATAATGCGGTTAACATCATGCAGGAGGCACACATTAATGGAATGGCAGTTGTCATCATCTGTGCTCAAGTCGATGCCGAAGACCACTGCATGCAGTTGAGAGGAAATGGCCTTTTGAGTTCAATTGAGCCTGCAGATGGTGGGTGTTGA
- the LOC130738923 gene encoding uncharacterized protein LOC130738923 isoform X1, which produces MQRLVDHVLAVSKESVKTITCESLNNIVRIINGVSALLLALLPGKANMLEGIQGWELRPTFRGPRLPRWMENGVSSFNQFVHELSVDSDNSTSGYSSGEEDSDRFEYPPSPASHSSRASDAGFTKYSRRQMDWMQYILFWILFPVKLLLGIPLRLFKLAYSGVSKALSVSGNNHPSRLRAHKRVQSLKDHIIHRATDRRRGVVEDLHLATEICIESVFDVFHKAAHLLLSPSEAFGTLFRFFSSHEGGTKEDPHGVEDTTISTTATGENDQTPTQRNTNYQSLNTDARTCQDVITDLGYPYEAIRVITADGYILLLERIPRRDARKAVYLQHGVLDSSMGWVSNGIVGSPAFAAYDQGYDVFLGNFRGLVSREHVNKDISSRQYWHYSINEHGTEDIPAMIEKIHEVKTAELKLSNPDIEEETNDDQLYRLCAISHSLGGAAMMMYVITRRIEEKPHRLSRLVLLSPAGFHDDSNAVFAAAELFIVLLAPVLSVLVPAFYIPTRFFRMLVNKLARDLHNLPAVGGLVQTLMGYVVGGDSSNWVGVLGLPHYNMNDMPGVSFRVALHLAQIKRAGRFRMFDYGSASANKKAYGSPEPLDLGESYRLIDIPVDLVAGQKDKVIRPSMVKRHYRLMKGGGVDVSYNEFEYAHLDFTFSHREELLSYVMSRLLLVDPNPKHQVNQRDPKSKRKEQVVTSG; this is translated from the exons ATGCAACGATTGGTTGATCATGTCCTCGCTGTCTCTAAAGA GTCAGTGAAAACTATTACTTGTGAGTCCTTGAACAACATTGTAAGGATAATCAATGGAGTATCAGCCCTTTTGTTGGCATTACTGCCTGGGAAAGCTAATATGCTTGAAGGTATTCAAGGGTGGGAGCTCAGGCCAACTTTCCGTGGACCACGACTTCCACGTTGGATGGAGAA TGGTGTATCCTCTTTCAACCAGTTTGTCCATGAACTTTCTGTGGATTCTGATAATTCAACCTCTGGATACTCCTCTGGAGAAGAAGATAGTGATAGATTTGAATACCCTCCATCGCCTGCATCTCATAGTTCGAGAGCCTCTGATGCTGGTTTTACCAAATATAGTAGGCGCCAGATGGACTGGATGCAGTATATTTTATTTTGGATTTTGTTCCCTGTAAAGTTGTTGCTGGGAATTCCACTTCGTCTTTTCAAGTTAGCTTATTCTGGAGTCTCAAAAGCTCTGTCTGTCTCTGGAAACAATCATCCTTCGCGTTTACGTGCACATAAGAGGGTGCAAAGCCTTAAGGATCATATTATCCACCGTGCTACTGATAGGAGACGTGGAGTTGTAGAG GATCTTCATCTAGCAACAGAGATATGCATAGAATCTGTCTTCGATGTTTTTCACAAGGCAGcacatcttcttctttccccATCAGAAGCTTTTGGGACATTATTTAGGTTCTTTTCATCTCATGAAGGCGGCACTAAAGAAGATCCACACGGTGTTGAGGACACCACCATTTCTACAACTGCAACAGGAGAGAATGATCAAACACCAACCCAGAGGAACACGAACTATCAGTCTCTTAATACAGATGCACGAACATGTCAGGATGTCATAACTGATCTTGG GTATCCGTACGAGGCAATTCGTGTGATCACTGCAGATGGATATATTCTTCTTTTGGAAAGAATACCTAG GCGAGATGCAAGGAAAGCTGTCTATCTTCAGCATGGGGTTTTGGATTCTTCAATGGG TTGGGTATCTAATGGTATTGTTGGCTCTCCAGCTTTTGCAGCCTATGATCAAG GGTATGATGTATTTCTAGGGAATTTTCGTGGTTTGGTTTCTAGGGAACATGTCAACAAGGACATATCATCACGTCA ATACTGGCACTACTCCATCAATGAGCATGGAACTGAGGACATTCCTGCTATGATAGAGAAAATCCATGAAGTAAAAACTGCTGAATTGAAGCTTAGTAATCCTGACATTGAGGAAGAAACTAATGATGATCAGCTCTACAGACTCTGTGCAATTAGTCATAGTTTGGGAGGAGCTGCCATGATGATGTATGTCATCACGCGAAGAATAGAAGAGAAGCCCCACAGACTTTCAAGACTGGTTTTATTATCCCCGGCCGGTTTTCATGATGACTCTAACGCAGTCTTTGCTGCAGCCGAGCTTTTTATAGTCTTGCTGGCTCCTGTCTTATCTGTTCTTGTGCCAGCTTTCTATATACCAACCAGATTTTTCCGTATGCTTGTCAACAAACTAGCTCGGGATCTGCATAACCTTCCTGCAGTTGGAGGACTAGTTCAAACTTTAATGGGTTATGTTGTTGGTGGAGACAGCTCAAATTGGGTTGGAGTTTTAGGATTACCACACTACAACATGAATGACATGCCGGGAGTATCTTTTCGAGTCGCGCTCCATCTGGCGCAGATTAAGCGCGCCGGAAGGTTCAGAATGTTTGATTATGGAAGTGCATCTGCCAATAAGAAGGCGTATGGTTCACCTGAGCCTCTGGACTTGGGTGAGTCCTACAGACTCATTGACATTCCGGTTGATCTTGTCGCGGGACAGAAGGACAAAGTGATAAGACCTTCAATGGTGAAGAGACACTATAGATTAATGAAAGGTGGTGGGGTAGATGTTTCATATAATGAGTTTGAATATGCTCATTTGGACTTCACATTCTCCCACCGCGAAGAACTCTTATCATATGTTATGTCGCGCTTGCTGCTTGTGGATCCTAATCCAAAGCATCAAGTGAATCAAAGGGATCCAAAGTCTAAGAGGAAAGAACAAGTTGTAACAAGCGGGTAA
- the LOC130738923 gene encoding uncharacterized protein LOC130738923 isoform X2, protein MLEGIQGWELRPTFRGPRLPRWMENGVSSFNQFVHELSVDSDNSTSGYSSGEEDSDRFEYPPSPASHSSRASDAGFTKYSRRQMDWMQYILFWILFPVKLLLGIPLRLFKLAYSGVSKALSVSGNNHPSRLRAHKRVQSLKDHIIHRATDRRRGVVEDLHLATEICIESVFDVFHKAAHLLLSPSEAFGTLFRFFSSHEGGTKEDPHGVEDTTISTTATGENDQTPTQRNTNYQSLNTDARTCQDVITDLGYPYEAIRVITADGYILLLERIPRRDARKAVYLQHGVLDSSMGWVSNGIVGSPAFAAYDQGYDVFLGNFRGLVSREHVNKDISSRQYWHYSINEHGTEDIPAMIEKIHEVKTAELKLSNPDIEEETNDDQLYRLCAISHSLGGAAMMMYVITRRIEEKPHRLSRLVLLSPAGFHDDSNAVFAAAELFIVLLAPVLSVLVPAFYIPTRFFRMLVNKLARDLHNLPAVGGLVQTLMGYVVGGDSSNWVGVLGLPHYNMNDMPGVSFRVALHLAQIKRAGRFRMFDYGSASANKKAYGSPEPLDLGESYRLIDIPVDLVAGQKDKVIRPSMVKRHYRLMKGGGVDVSYNEFEYAHLDFTFSHREELLSYVMSRLLLVDPNPKHQVNQRDPKSKRKEQVVTSG, encoded by the exons ATGCTTGAAGGTATTCAAGGGTGGGAGCTCAGGCCAACTTTCCGTGGACCACGACTTCCACGTTGGATGGAGAA TGGTGTATCCTCTTTCAACCAGTTTGTCCATGAACTTTCTGTGGATTCTGATAATTCAACCTCTGGATACTCCTCTGGAGAAGAAGATAGTGATAGATTTGAATACCCTCCATCGCCTGCATCTCATAGTTCGAGAGCCTCTGATGCTGGTTTTACCAAATATAGTAGGCGCCAGATGGACTGGATGCAGTATATTTTATTTTGGATTTTGTTCCCTGTAAAGTTGTTGCTGGGAATTCCACTTCGTCTTTTCAAGTTAGCTTATTCTGGAGTCTCAAAAGCTCTGTCTGTCTCTGGAAACAATCATCCTTCGCGTTTACGTGCACATAAGAGGGTGCAAAGCCTTAAGGATCATATTATCCACCGTGCTACTGATAGGAGACGTGGAGTTGTAGAG GATCTTCATCTAGCAACAGAGATATGCATAGAATCTGTCTTCGATGTTTTTCACAAGGCAGcacatcttcttctttccccATCAGAAGCTTTTGGGACATTATTTAGGTTCTTTTCATCTCATGAAGGCGGCACTAAAGAAGATCCACACGGTGTTGAGGACACCACCATTTCTACAACTGCAACAGGAGAGAATGATCAAACACCAACCCAGAGGAACACGAACTATCAGTCTCTTAATACAGATGCACGAACATGTCAGGATGTCATAACTGATCTTGG GTATCCGTACGAGGCAATTCGTGTGATCACTGCAGATGGATATATTCTTCTTTTGGAAAGAATACCTAG GCGAGATGCAAGGAAAGCTGTCTATCTTCAGCATGGGGTTTTGGATTCTTCAATGGG TTGGGTATCTAATGGTATTGTTGGCTCTCCAGCTTTTGCAGCCTATGATCAAG GGTATGATGTATTTCTAGGGAATTTTCGTGGTTTGGTTTCTAGGGAACATGTCAACAAGGACATATCATCACGTCA ATACTGGCACTACTCCATCAATGAGCATGGAACTGAGGACATTCCTGCTATGATAGAGAAAATCCATGAAGTAAAAACTGCTGAATTGAAGCTTAGTAATCCTGACATTGAGGAAGAAACTAATGATGATCAGCTCTACAGACTCTGTGCAATTAGTCATAGTTTGGGAGGAGCTGCCATGATGATGTATGTCATCACGCGAAGAATAGAAGAGAAGCCCCACAGACTTTCAAGACTGGTTTTATTATCCCCGGCCGGTTTTCATGATGACTCTAACGCAGTCTTTGCTGCAGCCGAGCTTTTTATAGTCTTGCTGGCTCCTGTCTTATCTGTTCTTGTGCCAGCTTTCTATATACCAACCAGATTTTTCCGTATGCTTGTCAACAAACTAGCTCGGGATCTGCATAACCTTCCTGCAGTTGGAGGACTAGTTCAAACTTTAATGGGTTATGTTGTTGGTGGAGACAGCTCAAATTGGGTTGGAGTTTTAGGATTACCACACTACAACATGAATGACATGCCGGGAGTATCTTTTCGAGTCGCGCTCCATCTGGCGCAGATTAAGCGCGCCGGAAGGTTCAGAATGTTTGATTATGGAAGTGCATCTGCCAATAAGAAGGCGTATGGTTCACCTGAGCCTCTGGACTTGGGTGAGTCCTACAGACTCATTGACATTCCGGTTGATCTTGTCGCGGGACAGAAGGACAAAGTGATAAGACCTTCAATGGTGAAGAGACACTATAGATTAATGAAAGGTGGTGGGGTAGATGTTTCATATAATGAGTTTGAATATGCTCATTTGGACTTCACATTCTCCCACCGCGAAGAACTCTTATCATATGTTATGTCGCGCTTGCTGCTTGTGGATCCTAATCCAAAGCATCAAGTGAATCAAAGGGATCCAAAGTCTAAGAGGAAAGAACAAGTTGTAACAAGCGGGTAA